A region from the Onychostoma macrolepis isolate SWU-2019 chromosome 18, ASM1243209v1, whole genome shotgun sequence genome encodes:
- the lrrc4.2 gene encoding leucine-rich repeat-containing protein 4.2: MSLLWQVTVHRAWNAALLCAVYLMVRSWSVCATPSGPLTCPGVCSCGNQFVKVVCTRRSLVRVPPGIPATTRHLNLMENSIETIEAGTFQHLRHLEVLQLGRNSIRQIEVGAFSGLNSLNTLELFDNRLTVIPSGAFEYLSKLRELWLRNNPIESIPSYAFNRVPSLMRLDLGESKKLEYISEGAFEGLYNLKYLNLGMCNLREMPVLTPLVGLEELEMSENYFPEIKPGSFRGLKSLKKLWIMNSRITTIERNAFDDVTALVELNLAHNNLSSLPHDLFAPLSYLVELHLHHNPWRCDCDVVWLAWWLREYIPTNSTCCGRCHTPAYLRGRYLVEVDQSTFQCSAPFILDAPRDLNISAERVAELKCRTAPMSSVRWLLPNGTVLTHGSNHPRISVLNDGTLNFSNVLPADTGVYTCMVTNMAGNSNASAYLNVTAAELNTSNLSYFTTVTVEEVEPTSQEVIKPKTVTASPSVFQPVFISTPTVLLQTPRQVSVPTVRGTTRPPASLDEVMKTTKIIIGCFVAVTLLAAVMLIAFYKLRKRHQHRSTVAAVSTIEGVPVDENVPTTRAGTSIPCESGMMLPSLGDHNNTYKPSCSSFRPAHSATWAENNIGNSLQRPRPTTISTIPEPYLIKTHTKEKVQETQI; encoded by the coding sequence ATGAGTCTCTTGTGGCAGGTAACTGTGCACCGTGCCTGGAATGCAGCCCTGCTCTGTGCAGTCTACCTCATGGTGCGATCGTGGAGTGTGTGCGCCACCCCCTCCGGACCACTGACCTGCCCTGGTGTTTGCTCCTGTGGTAACCAGTTCGTTAAGGTGGTGTGCACCAGGCGCAGCCTGGTTCGAGTGCCCCCAGGCATTCCTGCCACCACACGGCATTTAAACCTGATGGAGAACAGCATAGAGACAATTGAAGCTGGCACCTTTCAACACCTTCGTCACCTGGAGGTGCTACAACTGGGTAGGAACTCTATTCGGCAGATCGAGGTGGGGGCCTTCAGTGGCCTCAACAGCCTCAACACACTGGAGCTGTTCGACAACCGATTGACAGTGATCCCAAGTGGCGCTTTTGAGTACTTGTCTAAACTGCGGGAATTATGGCTCAGGAACAACCCTATCGAAAGCATACCTTCCTACGCATTCAACCGCGTTCCCTCTCTAATGCGTCTGGATCTGGGAGAGTCAAAGAAGTTGGAGTATATTTCTGAGGGAGCTTTTGAGGGATTATACAACTTGAAATACTTAAACCTTGGAATGTGTAACCTGCGGGAGATGCCAGTCCTGACCCCTTTGGTAGGGCTGGAGGAGCTAGAGATGTCTGAGAACTACTTCCCAGAGATAAAACCTGGGTCCTTCAGGGGTTTGAAATCCCTGAAAAAGCTGTGGATTATGAACTCTCGGATCACCACCATAGAGAGAAATGCGTTTGATGATGTCACAGCCTTGGTTGAGCTCAACCTGGCTCATAATAACCTTAGCTCTTTGCCCCATGACCTTTTCGCGCCCTTGAGTTACCTGGTGGAACTCCATTTGCACCACAACCCCTGGCGGTGTGACTGTGATGTCGTGTGGCTGGCCTGGTGGCTGAGGGAGTACATTCCCACTAATTCCACCTGCTGTGGACGCTGCCACACCCCTGCTTACCTGCGCGGACGCTACCTGGTGGAGGTGGACCAGAGCACTTTCCAGTGCTCTGCACCTTTCATCCTGGACGCCCCAAGGGATCTTAACATCTCCGCTGAACGTGTAGCTGAGCTAAAATGTCGCACAGCCCCCATGTCGTCAGTTAGGTGGCTCCTGCCTAATGGAACAGTTTTGACCCATGGCTCTAATCACCCACGGATATCAGTGCTCAATGACGGGACGCTAAACTTCTCCAATGTGCTGCCAGCAGATACAGGTGTGTACACCTGCATGGTCACCAACATGGCTGGCAACTCCAATGCTTCAGCCTACCTGAATGTGACTGCAGCTGAACTCAACACTTCTAACCTGAGTTACTTCACCACGGTGACAGTGGAGGAAGTGGAGCCCACCTCACAGGAAGTGATCAAGCCAAAGACGGTAACCGCCTCCCCCTCCGTCTTTCAGCCTGTTTTTATCTCTACGCCGACCGTTTTACTTCAAACTCCTCGACAGGTCTCGGTGCCGACTGTACGCGGAACGACGCGCCCACCTGCCAGTCTTGACGAGGTCATGAAGACAACCAAGATCATCATTGGCTGCTTTGTGGCAGTCACCCTGCTTGCTGCCGTTATGCTCATAGCTTTCTACAAGCTGCGTAAACGGCACCAGCATAGGAGCACGGTGGCAGCTGTTAGCACTATAGAGGGCGTTCCGGTGGATGAGAATGTTCCTACCACCCGTGCAGGGACAAGTATACCATGTGAAAGTGGAATGATGTTACCAAGCCTGGGAGATCACAACAACACCTACAAACCCAGCTGCAGCTCCTTCAGACCAGCGCACTCTGCTACCTGGGCAGAGAACAACATCGGTAACTCCCTGCAACGTCCCCGCCCCACAACCATCAGCACCATCCCTGAACCCTACCTGATCAAAACTCACACAAAGGAGAAGGTACAGGAAACACAGATATAA